In Streptomyces paludis, the genomic stretch CCCGTGCCCGGTCCGAAGAGGCCGTCGTAGAAGCCGATCCCGCCGCCGACCAGCACGATCGCGCAGACCGTACGGGCCCGGCCGACCGGTTCGCCGGCCGGGCGCGCCGTGCCGAAGGACGGCCGTAGCAGCACGAAGGCCGCCACCCCCAGCAGCACCACCATGATCACGGGCCGCAGTACCTCACTGCTGATCCCCGCCGCGAAGAACGCGCCGACCGACGAACCAGCCAGCGCCATCAGCCCGATCCGCAGCGCCATGCCCACATCGACCGAGGTTTTACGGAGATACGTGAGGGTCGCGCCCGAGGTCCCGACGATCGCCACCGCCTTGTTCGTCCCCAGGATGTGCGCGGCCGGGGTGTGCGGCAGCCCCAGCAGGAACATCGGCAGCAGAAGCAGCCCGCCGCCACCCACCACGGCGTCGATCCAGCCGGCCGCGGCGGCGGCCAGACAGAGGACAACGAGCATGGTCAGGGATATGTCAGGCATGACCGCGACTTTATCCGCCCCCTACTCGCGCCCCTCCGTCCCCCGCTAGCACCCTCCTCTGTCCACACCCCTCACACCCCCTCCCCGTCCCCGCTGAGCGCAGTGTTCCGTGCGGGAAACTGCCGCGATGCGGCCGGGTAACAGCCGCCGACCAGGCTCTCCGCCATGAGCCGTCCTGGAGAGCCCCCTCTGATCCCGCCGCCCGCACCGCCCTCGGCGCCCTCGGCGCTGGCGCCCGCCACACACCCCACCATCGTGGTCGTCGGCCACGGCATGGTCGGCCAGCGGTTCCTGGAGGCTCTCGCCGAACGCGGGGTCACCGCGCGGGCGCGGGTCGTGGTGCTCGCCGAGGAGCCGCGGCCCGCGTACGACCGGGTCCGGCTGACCTCGTACTTCTCCGGTTCCACGCCCGACGATCTCGCGCTCGGGGAGCCCGGCTTCCTGGACCGCCACGGCATCGAGCTGCGCCTCGGTGACCCCGTCGAGTCCATCGACCGGGCCGCGCGCACGGTCACCTCGCGCTCCGGGCTCGTCACCGGTTACGACACGCTGGTGCTGGCCACCGGCTCCGCGCCGTTCGTGCCGCCGGTCCCCGGCAAGGACGCGACCGGCTGCTTCGTCTACCGCACCATCGAGGATCTGCTCGCGATCGAGGCCTACGCGGCGACGGCGCGCACCGGCGCGGTCGTCGGCGGCGGGCTGCTCGGGCTGGAGGCGGCGGGGGCGCTCAAGGGGCTCGGGCTGGCCACGCACATCGTGGAGTTCGCGCCCCGGCTGATGCCCGTACAGATCGACGAGGGCGGCGGCGCGGCCCTGCTCCGTACGGTCGAGTCCATGGGCCTGGCCGTGCACACCGGCGTCGGCACCCAGGAGGTGATCGCGGACGCGGCGGGCGCCGTCACCGGGATGGCGCTGTCGGACGGCACGAGGCTCGCCACCGACCTCGTCGTCTTCTCGGCGGGCGTCCGCCCCCGGGACCAGCTCGCGCGGGACGCCGGGCTGACCGTCGGCCCGCGCGGCGGGATCGAGGTCGACGAGCGGTGCCGTACGTCGGACCCGGCCGTCTTCGCGATCGGTGAGTGCGCGCTCGCGTCCGACGGACGGGTGTACGGGCTGGTCGCGCCGGGGTACGAGATGGCCGCGACCGTCGCCGACGAGCTGGCCGGGCCGGCGGAGCGCCCGGGACCCGGCTTCACCGGCGCCGATCTCTCCACCAAGCTCAAGCTGCTCGGCGTGGACGTCGCCTCCTTCGGGGACGCGCACGGCGCCGCCCCGGGCTCCCTCGGCGTCGTCTACTCCGACGCGCGGGCCGGGATCTACAAGAAGCTGGTCGTGGATCCGGACGGCGTTCTGCTCGGCGGGGTGCTCGTCGGGGACGCCGACCTGTACGGCACGCTGCGCCCGCTCACCGGTTCCGTACCGCCCGTCTCCCCCGAGCAGCTGGTGCTGCCCGCGGGCATCGGCGCGCCGCCCGCGCTCGGGCCCGACTCCCTCCCCGACGACGCGGTGATCTGCAGCTGCCACAACGTCACCAAGGGCGCCATCTGCGCGTGCTTCTCCCTCCCCGAGGTGAAGAAGTGCACCAAGGCGGGTACGGGCTGCGGCAGTTGCGTCAAGGTCATCGGCCAGCTCCTCACGGCCGCCGGCAACGGCCCGGCCGACAGCGGGCTGTGCGGCTGCTTCCCGTACACCCGCGGGGAGCTGTACGAGATCGTGCGCACCCTGCGCGTCACCTCGTACGCGACGCTCCTCGACACACACGGCCGCGAGGGTGCCCGGGGCGGTGACGGCTGTGAGATCTGCAAGCCGACGGTCGGCTCGATCATCGCCTCGCTCGCTCCGACGCTGGGGGTGAGCGGTTACGTACTGGACGGCGAACAGGCGGCGCTCCAGGACACCAACGATCACTTCCTCGCCAATATCCAGCGCAATGGTTCGTATTCGATCGTGCCGCGTATCCCGGGCGGGGAGATCACCCCGGAGAAGCTGATCGTGATCGGTGAGGTGGCTCGGGACTTCGGGCTGTACACGAAGATCACCGGCGGCCAGCGGATCGATCTCTTCGGCGCCCGGGTGGACCAGCTGCCGCTGATCTGGACCCGGCTGGTGGACGCGGGCTTCGAGTCGGGGCACGCGTACGGCAAGTCGCTCCGTACGGTCAAGTCCTGCGTCGGGCAGACGTGGTGCCGTTACGGCGTGCAGGACTCGGTGCGGATGGCCATCGATCTGGAGCTGCGCTACCGGGGTCTGCGCTCCCCGCACAAGCTGAAGTCGGCGGTGTCCGGGTGTGCGCGGGAGTGCGCCGAGGCGCGCGGCAAGGACTTCGGGATCATCGCCACGGCCAACGGCTGGAACCTCTACGTCGGCGGCAACGGCGGCGCGGAGCCGCGCCACGCGGAGCTGCTGGCGCAGGACCTCAGCGACGCGGAGCTGGTCCGGCTGATCGACCGGTTCCTGATGTTCTACATCCGCACGGCCGACCGGCTGGAGCGCACCTCGGCCTGGCTGGAGCGGATCGAGGGCGGGCTCGACCACGTACGGGATGTGGTGGTGCATGACTCGCTCGGGCTCTGCGCGGAGCTGGAGCAGCTGATGGCCTCGCATGTGGCGGGCTACCGCGACGAGTGGGCGGAGACCATCAACGACCCCGAACGGCTGCGCCGCTTCGTCTCCTTCGTGAACGCTCCGGACGCGCCCGACCCGTCGGTGAAGTTCGTCCCCGAACGGGATCAGGTCAAGCCCGACCTGGTCTTTCTGACTCTGGAAGGAGTGAGTGCCCGATGAATCACGACTCTGTCAATCGCGACGCCTCGCTGGACATCCGGCTCGCCGACGGCTCGTGGTACGCGGTCTGCGATCCGGCCTCGCTCACCCCCGGCCGGGGTGTGGCCGCGCTGCTGCCCGACGGCCGGCAGGTGGCCGTGTTCCTGGACCGGGCGGGCCGGCCGTACGCCCTCTCCAACCGGGATCCGTTCTCCGGGGCGTATGTCCTGTCCCGGGGGCTGACCGGCAGCCACGAGGGGCGGCCGTTCGTGGCGTCGCCGCTGCTGAAGCAGCGGTTCGAACTGGCGACGGGCCGGTGCCTGGACGACGAGGAGATCGCCGTCCAGGCGTACGAGGCACGAGTACGGGTACGGGTACGGGCCGAGGCTCCTGCGGAGGTACGGGACGCGGAACGGACGCCGGAGCGCGTGCCCGCCGTGCCGTAACAGCGGCGGCGGGCCCGTCAGCCCAGGGTGCAGGCGGTGCCGTTGAGGGTGAAGGCGCTCGGGGCGGTGTTGGTGCCGCTCCAGGCGCCGTTGAAGCCGAAGTTGACCGTGCCGCCGGCCGCGATGGCCGCGTTGTAGCTGAGATTGACGGCGGTGGCCTGCGCGCCTGACTGGGTGATGGTGGCGTTCCACGCGGAGGTCACACTCTGGCCGGAGGGCCAGGTCCAGCCCAGGTTCCAGCCGTTGACCGGGGACGAGCCGGTGTTCTTGATGGTCACACTGGCGGTGAAGCCGGTGTTCCACTGGCTCTGGTTGGCGTAGGTGACGGCGCAGCCGGTCGTACCGCCACCGCCTCCACCGCCGCCCGAGCCGTCGTCGGTCCAGCCGAGGGCCTCGGCGATACCGTAATAGGCGGGCTTGGGCTGGTAGTTCTCGTTGTACGGGGTGGCCGCGCCCTGGCCGGGGAAGACGTCGGGCACCCAGGACACCGCGTCGCTGAAGCCCCAGACGGTGATGCCCTTGCAGCGGGCGACGGCGAGGCAGGCGTTGGTGACGGCCTTGAAGTCGGCCTTCTGCTGGGCGAGCCGCTCGGTGGTGGCGGGCAGGGTCATCCGGATGTCGAGTTCGGTGATCGCGACGTCGAGGCCGAGATCGGCGAAGCGCTGGAGGTTGGCCTGGAAGGTGGCCGGCACCTGGCCGATGATGAGGTGGGTCTGGAAGCCGACGCCGTCGATCGGCACGCCCTGCGCCTGGAGCCGCTGGACCAGGGAGTAGAGGCCATTGCTCTTGGCGCCGGTGGCGTCGGTGTTGTAGTCGTTGATGTAGAGCTTGGCGGCGGGGTCGGCGGCGCGGGCGGCGCGGAACGCGTCGGCGATGTAGGACTCGCCGAGCTGGGTGTAGAACTTGCTGGCCCGCAGGGTGCCGTCCTCGTTCAGCGCCTCGTTGACCACGTCCCACTGGTCGATGCGGCCCTTGTAGCGGGCGGTCTGGGTGGTGACGTGGTCGGTCATGATCGTGCGCAGTTCGTCGTTGCCGAAGGTGCCGTTGGCGAGCCAGTTGGGCAGCTGGCTGTGCCAGACGAGCGTGTGTCCGCGCACCTTCTGCCCGTTGGCGGCGGCGAAGCTCATGATCTGGTCGGCGCCGGTCCAGCTGAAGCTGCCGCGGGTCGGCTCGACCGAGCCCCACTTCATCTCGTTCTCGGCGGTGACCGAGCCGAACTGGGCGGCGGCGACGCTCCCGTGCGTCCCGGTGAGCCGCCCGGCGGGGAGGGCGGTGCCGTAGTACTTGCCCTTGGCGGTGGCCAGGTCGCGCAGAACGGGGTCGGCCGCGTGCGCGGGGGCGGCGAGGCCGACCATGGCGACGGCCACGGCGGTCAGCGCGGAGAGAGCCGTGGCGGCGCGGGTGGCGGCGGCGCGGGGCAGGACGCGGAGTCTCGCGGTTCTCGTTCCGATCGTTCCCATCGTGCTCATGGCGGCTCCTACAGTTTCGGAAAGTTTCACGGAAGTTTCGAGCGCGCTGGTTCGGAAGGTAGAGGCGGTACGCACGTTCGTCAACGGAGCCGAACGAAGCAAACGGAAGTGGCACGTGCCGCCACGACCACGAGCGCGCCGTTACGGCCGCGAGGTCCCGTCGGCGTGGGCGCCGCCCCGTAACAGCGCGCCGCCCAGGGGGGTCA encodes the following:
- a CDS encoding sulfite exporter TauE/SafE family protein, translating into MPDISLTMLVVLCLAAAAAGWIDAVVGGGGLLLLPMFLLGLPHTPAAHILGTNKAVAIVGTSGATLTYLRKTSVDVGMALRIGLMALAGSSVGAFFAAGISSEVLRPVIMVVLLGVAAFVLLRPSFGTARPAGEPVGRARTVCAIVLVGGGIGFYDGLFGPGTGTFLVLGLTAVLSLDLVRASATAKIVNVCTNAGALAMFAYQGAVLWRLAGLMALFNLAGGTAGARMALRKGSGFVRGVLLVVVFSLVAKLAFDQWTG
- the nirB gene encoding nitrite reductase large subunit NirB, coding for MSRPGEPPLIPPPAPPSAPSALAPATHPTIVVVGHGMVGQRFLEALAERGVTARARVVVLAEEPRPAYDRVRLTSYFSGSTPDDLALGEPGFLDRHGIELRLGDPVESIDRAARTVTSRSGLVTGYDTLVLATGSAPFVPPVPGKDATGCFVYRTIEDLLAIEAYAATARTGAVVGGGLLGLEAAGALKGLGLATHIVEFAPRLMPVQIDEGGGAALLRTVESMGLAVHTGVGTQEVIADAAGAVTGMALSDGTRLATDLVVFSAGVRPRDQLARDAGLTVGPRGGIEVDERCRTSDPAVFAIGECALASDGRVYGLVAPGYEMAATVADELAGPAERPGPGFTGADLSTKLKLLGVDVASFGDAHGAAPGSLGVVYSDARAGIYKKLVVDPDGVLLGGVLVGDADLYGTLRPLTGSVPPVSPEQLVLPAGIGAPPALGPDSLPDDAVICSCHNVTKGAICACFSLPEVKKCTKAGTGCGSCVKVIGQLLTAAGNGPADSGLCGCFPYTRGELYEIVRTLRVTSYATLLDTHGREGARGGDGCEICKPTVGSIIASLAPTLGVSGYVLDGEQAALQDTNDHFLANIQRNGSYSIVPRIPGGEITPEKLIVIGEVARDFGLYTKITGGQRIDLFGARVDQLPLIWTRLVDAGFESGHAYGKSLRTVKSCVGQTWCRYGVQDSVRMAIDLELRYRGLRSPHKLKSAVSGCARECAEARGKDFGIIATANGWNLYVGGNGGAEPRHAELLAQDLSDAELVRLIDRFLMFYIRTADRLERTSAWLERIEGGLDHVRDVVVHDSLGLCAELEQLMASHVAGYRDEWAETINDPERLRRFVSFVNAPDAPDPSVKFVPERDQVKPDLVFLTLEGVSAR
- the nirD gene encoding nitrite reductase small subunit NirD, which translates into the protein MNHDSVNRDASLDIRLADGSWYAVCDPASLTPGRGVAALLPDGRQVAVFLDRAGRPYALSNRDPFSGAYVLSRGLTGSHEGRPFVASPLLKQRFELATGRCLDDEEIAVQAYEARVRVRVRAEAPAEVRDAERTPERVPAVP
- a CDS encoding endo-1,4-beta-xylanase, which produces MGTIGTRTARLRVLPRAAATRAATALSALTAVAVAMVGLAAPAHAADPVLRDLATAKGKYYGTALPAGRLTGTHGSVAAAQFGSVTAENEMKWGSVEPTRGSFSWTGADQIMSFAAANGQKVRGHTLVWHSQLPNWLANGTFGNDELRTIMTDHVTTQTARYKGRIDQWDVVNEALNEDGTLRASKFYTQLGESYIADAFRAARAADPAAKLYINDYNTDATGAKSNGLYSLVQRLQAQGVPIDGVGFQTHLIIGQVPATFQANLQRFADLGLDVAITELDIRMTLPATTERLAQQKADFKAVTNACLAVARCKGITVWGFSDAVSWVPDVFPGQGAATPYNENYQPKPAYYGIAEALGWTDDGSGGGGGGGGTTGCAVTYANQSQWNTGFTASVTIKNTGSSPVNGWNLGWTWPSGQSVTSAWNATITQSGAQATAVNLSYNAAIAAGGTVNFGFNGAWSGTNTAPSAFTLNGTACTLG